The Panulirus ornatus isolate Po-2019 chromosome 32, ASM3632096v1, whole genome shotgun sequence genome includes a window with the following:
- the LOC139759286 gene encoding uncharacterized protein, with protein sequence MAGPHSGQGQGRSGGKHKCGVVMSSVKTFLLKSKTVPDPDGSVGPEDVEDVMEEDVVKEEVVEEDVVGEDVMEEGVVGEDVVKEDVVGEDVVEEEVVEEDVVGEDVVEEDVVEQAVVVPQLKQHCVSVGGDEVLCGGGRCTGEGSISSRKPTKSCERSSSSSSSSSSSSSSSSSSSSSKYVLVNNEEENSEDPIDLFFQTVAARVKTFSPYDQHICKTKVFSIVSEFEMKQISEQGLPGAQATPVLRTTASPTTLQNTTTASPTTLQNTTTASPTTLQNTTTASPTTLQNTTTASPTTLQNTTTASPTTLQNTTTASPTTLQNTTASPTTLQNTTTASPTTLQNTTTASPTTLQNTTTASPTTLQNTTTASPTTLQNTTTTSPTTLQNTTTASPTTLQDTTTA encoded by the coding sequence ATggctggtccacacagtggtCAGGGGCAAGGAAGAAGTGGAGGCAAACATAAGTGTGGAGTTGTAATGTCTTCTGTCAAGACTTTCCTCCTTAAGAGCAAGACGGTGCCTGACCCGGACGGAAGTGTGGGTCCTGAGGACGTGGAGGATGTGATGGAGGAAGATGTGGtaaaggaagaggtggtggaggaagacgtgGTGGGGGAAGATGTGatggaggaaggtgtggtgggggaagatgtagtgaaggaggatgtggtgggggaagatgtggtggaggaagaggtggtggaggaagacgtggtgggggaagatgtggtggaggaagatgtgGTGGAGCAAGCTGTGGTAGTGCCACAATTGAAGCAGcattgtgtcagtgttggtggagaCGAAGTGTTAtgtggaggtgggaggtgtaCAGGAGAAGGTAGCATTTCGTCACGAAAACCCACAAAGTCATGtgaacgctcctcctcctcttcctcttcctcttcctcttcctcctcctcctcctcctcctcctcctcctccaaatatGTGTTGGTAAATAATGAGGAAGAAAATAGTGAGGACCCCATTGATTTGTTCTTCCAAACTGTGGCAGCCAGAGTGAAAACATTCTCACCTTACGATCAACACATCTGCAAAACCAAAGtgttttcaattgtgtctgagtTCGAAATGAAACAGATTTCAGAACAAGGTTTACCTGGCGCCCAGGCCACACCAGTGTTACGcaccacagcatcaccaaccACACTTCAGAACACCACTACAGCATCACCAACCACACTTCAGAACACCACTACAGCATCACCAACCACACTTCAGAACACCACTACAGCATCACCAACCACACTTCAGAACACCACTACAGCATCACCAACCACACTTCAGAACACCACTACAGCATCACCAACCACACTTCAGAACACCACTACAGCATCACCAACCACACTTCAgaacaccacagcatcaccaaccacacttcagaacaccaccacagcatcaccaaccACACTTCAGAACACCACTACAGCATCACCAACCACACTTCAGAACACCACTACAGCATCGCCAACCACACTTCAGAACACCACTACAGCATCGCCAACCACACTTCagaacaccaccactacatcaccaaccacacttcagaacaccaccacagcatcaccaaccACACTTCAGGACACCACTACAGCATGA